cACAGCACACATTGTGAGCTTCTAGTTTGAGTAAAATAGGAACGCGATAATACTAAAGGTGCAGGAATTTGGATTGTTTTTATATAATTATGTACTTATCAACAAACAAATAGAATAACCAGGAtccaaaatatgaagaaaaaaatataaggGTGGAAATTCTTAAGTAATACCTTTTAAATGAATATGTATACATTAATAATTGCATCATTATTGTTATCACAATTgatacatgtgtacaactatgtacaccataATTAGCATCTGTAGATTGCAGTGTTTACTATTAGTAACTGCAGCATAGCATTATATATCTAGCAAAAGAACATAACAAACTGATGTTTCATTCAACAAATTTCCCCAATATGCCATAACATTATATATCTAGCAAACAATTTAGAATCTCCTTAGCCAAATTTGTGTCAAATTATCCTCATCTAATGTTTACTGTTTAACTTGGTTACAGAATTTTACCTTGTAAATAATCCCAAGTTTTCCCCTCGGCAACATCTTTCGCAGAATTTCCAACAACTTATTAACATTACGTGTATGTGAGTACCTTGACGGGGCAGAAAGATCTTTACTATGCTAGAACAAAGAAAGCACAATATTATTCTAGATTTATAAAGGTGATTAAACACATGACAAGATCAATGTCTAACAACATGCTGCCAGCAGCATACAAGTACATGTTTATAACTAGTTTTGTTAAAACGGTATGCTCTACAACATTAAAAATCTTAgcattttaaagactctgaatTCAACCACCATTGCAGACACATATATACCACCACCGTCAATCCCAGTCTCCTACCATCATTATCAATTAGTTATCCCGCTAAAAATCCACATgtttacaattatgtacacattaagagtCAATCCACATGCTAATTAGTCTGTTTTTTTTAAACTAATACCTTTGTTCGGAGAGGAAAAATCATAGATGTTAACGGTGTTACTACCAATACTTTAGTCTTTAGAGAAGTACTCAAGGAAAACTTACTTTACAGTTCAGTTATACTCTTGTCTTCAAAAATCAAATGCTTCCAGAAATCCTGATGTCCACTAACCGATCTTCATTGTCGACACACTCCACCAGCTAGACAGATATTTGAATGATCCAAGaatgaaaacacctacaaaaccaaaaaacaaacatGAGCTTAAAATGAAACAAAGTCAAATATAAACTAATACAAATATATGTAGACACATTCACAGGCATCATAACATATGCAAAAAGTTATTTGTTAGATCCATGCTAAAAAGAAATCCATCCCTATTATCTCTCATCAACATCATTTTCACCACTTACAAAATCAATAAGGTTCCAAGTACCAACATTTTCCAGTATCACATTCATGTAAAACGAAGTAAAACTATTAACATGAGCTTGTTAATCAAGTGAACTAAGTGTTGTAACGAAGAAAAAAGTTAAATGACATGCAATGTATACCAAGTATTCGTGATGTCAGCTGGAGTGCTATGCTAAACCTCTCATATTAAGGGATATTAGTGGCAACTTGTAAGGAAACAATTGTGTCAAGAGTATCCCTTTTTCGTTCGTGCGATGCACTAAAGCTTTGTCAAGAATCTATAACAGTCAGCTTCTTCCACTAAAATTTTGGTTCAGCAAACAAAAATTAAATGTGCACAAGAATCTATAGCAGTCATTTTTTTCACATGTGTACCggtttgtacaccctagttatttACACATACATAAGAATATGGAGTCGTTTATCACCGATAAAATCACATAATATAGAGAGGTGTATTTCTGCTAAAAAATACTTTTATCACAGATACAATTATAGTGTAGAGAGGTACAATACTTGTTGAGAAGTAGAAAGTTCTCCAACTCTAGCAGCGTACTCCAAGACCTCTATCAGCACAGCTGGGCTACTCTTTTTCAAGTATTCAATATGTGTTTGCATTACGGAtacaagataaaaaaaatgaacaaacatATATACTGGTGGGATTAGAAAAAAAGTTTAATAGTTGTAGATCTGAAGTACGTCATTTGGACAAAAATGAAGCTCGTGTCCATACTATTTTCGAAAGCTTCAAGTAATGATCCAATCAAAGTTGTCTTGCAATCTCCTGCAAGATTAATAAGTGGTCAGCAACTTCATAAGAAATAacttcacaaatagttaatcaaCACATACAACATTCGTACCATTTATAATCAATTTTTTTGTACCCTTAAAAAAGGAAACTTAAGAAGACGAAATAGTTAACTAACATGAATGTCTGAACCTTAAAAACATAATTTTAATTAAGTTCACTTATGCATTTATAAATTAACATCCTAATCCCATAATCTATATAAAAATTGAACATGATCGAGAGTCATTTATACATAAATAACATTAACAATCTCATAATCCATTTCAAAACCCAATCTAAAGAGTTTCGGTATGAATTACCAAAGCAACATATCTATTGAGAAAAAACCAAAATATCAGAGCAACGAATAAATCCTCGACAAACAGGTTCAACATTGTGCTAGatttgcacaatcacatcaaatcCCTTCAATGATTAATTCGAAAAAACTTATTTCTTAGTTCCAAATCCATTAGTTGAGCTTAACAGTACATATGCATCACATTCCTTCAATAACATAAACCAAAATTAAAATTACagagaatcaaaatcaaatcggAAGTGAAATTATTACCATAAAATCATGGAAGAGTAATCGGACAAGACCAGCAACCGGTAGATTGGTTTCTTTTGATTCAAGAATAGTAGTTCTCATGGAAAAAATTAGCAATTAATACCGAGATGAATCGAAATGAAAAACTAAAACCTAAGCTGCTCGTCTTCGGTTTAGAGATTTGACGAGAAAGAAGAAATGAAATAAGAACAAATCAATACCCCAAATTTTCATACGAGGGTTATTTTTGCCATCGGAAATTTCAATTTTGGACTAAATCGTTTGAAAAAGGACTAACCCGTTGTAAAAATGTGAAATTTGGACTTCCCGGTATCAGACTTGAGAGCGTAGAACTAGACCGTCTATAACCCAACAATAATCggattaaacgttaatttctatttcTAAAAATTCACGATATGAGGACAAGGCAGTAcacataaataaaaatattactaaTTTCATAAGATATGCAGAAATAGTAATGATGACACAATTTTATGGTTAATTGTCTATTCGTAAGTTAGTACCATCCTGAATAAAAGGGAGTACTAAACAAAAGTTAAATATTTTATGACAAAAAGTTGGTCTTAATAAGTCACTAGTCAGTACTAAAGTCTTACTTCAATAGGAATACTAGTGTCCAGATTGCAACTGGTCCTAGACCTCACCAGTTGCTAACTTCAGCTGCAATCAGGACCACACATGTGGCAGCTATATTGGATTTTTCTAATTTAAACCTTCTTTTTACGCCCACAAAAAAGTTCTACTTGAATAAAATATTAGTTTTTCAACTGCTTAGTATCCAACGAGTGTCAGTGTCAGTATCCGTGTCCATACGTATGGACACGGGACACGAGCATGCATGTGAAATATCTGTGTAACGCAGCATATAGGATGTTTCCTAAATGATGATTGTATTCGATCCTCGGACCAACCCATCTCTTGTAAACATGAATTTTACAAGATCGAAACATTGCACCCAAAACCACCACCAGATTTCAGAAATCTTATAAATCCTGTGATTCTCACACCATCTTTATTCTGTAGTACTCAAAAGGATTTAATGAACAAATTTCCTGCCACTTCCTCTGTAGAAAAAAGCCCAAGACCAGTTAGTTGTGTTTTAGGATGGTGAGTTATTTTAGTACCAAAAGAACCCAGTCTtcttaagaatgatttttttaggCACCACTGTATTTTTTTGGGACCTTGATTTGATTAGGCCACCTGCCCTTTAGcctaattaaaattataattctacaaattttttcttctcttcttcatcaatttatGATCATCTGAACCTCATTATATACAAATCTAataaaaattcatcaaattttcatcgtcgTCGATTCATTGAATTTTTACCGTCGGTTAATCAATCCTTTGTAAACAAACCCGTCCATGATTATTTTCCCACAAACTCATTACTTCTAATTCGATTTTGATTTAAAATTTTGAGTAGTAGTcatcgaaataggttgaaaatggaagttacagtaataagttcggttaggaattttatggaaaaactttgtcgaactagccgaacttgctggaaatgaagaacatgaagaacagtttggttgtttcgcaaaaaataaaaaaaaaaatcctaatcaAACTTttaatttcctaaccgaacttctaatctcctaaccgaactttttaaTTTCCTAACCGAACCTCTAATTTATAATCGATCTTTTAACTGAAATCATGTATATTGAGTTCGATTACGTCGCAAATtattttctcctaaccgaacttttctttgAAATCCTATATATCGAGTTCTGTTACGTCGCAAATTcttttctcctaaccgaattcCTTATATATTTAGTTCGGTTTCATCGTAAATTTTTTctactaaccgaacttttctctaaaagtaaaaaaattcattaaaactAAATTCGTCTACATgtgctttcatgaacattagccgaactacatTAGCAGATAAGTTCGGCTACCAATTCTTCAGATCTTATACCCGAACTTGTTTGACTTTGCCAAAATCAAGCTATAAAATttctcattttcagaaaattttgacCAATTCAAGCTACaaaaaactaaatttgaagtatgcttGGGTGGTTTGAAGGTTcggattcaatttttttttttaaggagtgTTTCAGACTATTGTATTCTCCTTCTTCTGAGTGTGACTTTGTGCACCTCCCATTAACTCAGGGTGCACATTCCTCCCTTTTTGATTGGTTATAATTAAACTATGgttggttttctctttttttagcctaaaaataaaaattaattactcTTTGTTGGAGATCGTAAACAAAGACTTGTTTTTACTCGATTAGCACAAAACTAAACTTCAACTGCATCATCACCATTAGCAACAGAAGTAAACCTTTGTGATATCCCTCTAATACGTATCCTTTTTAGCTATCTTTAGTCATTATACCATATCTTCAAATTGTTTAACATTTGTGTATCAATTATGAAAATACCCCAAGTGGTAATGGAAGGTTTGCACGGCCAACAACTCTGCCAAGCTAGTTAACCTTGACAATAGGTTTTTTGCCATACTAATTAACCTTAAATGTACATTTCAATTTCTACTCAGTTAACCGTGGCAATAGATTTTTTGCGAGTTCCAAACTAATTAACCTTCAATGTACATCTCAATTTCTAATCAGCATTCTGCTAAAAGTGTATTATTCAAGGAGGTAGAAGAATGCTCTTGCTTAGTTTGAATTTTATTAGAAGATTCCATTACCACATACTTATATCTTTCTGAGATTGATGATCACAGTTGTCACCTAAATGTTTTTAGGAGACCTGGTGGTGATGTAATTTCTGAAGGAGAAGAAATAACGATAACAGAGGGGAGAAAACATGAGATTTGTGCCTTTTGATTTTGTTTCTATAGCTTTTCCAATTTCCAAAGAAAGTATTTAATTTTAATGTTTAAAATTACATTAAAAAGTAATTAACCAATCAACAAGGTAGGAATGTGCACCTTGAGACTTGAGAGGGAGGTGCACAAAGTCACACTCCCTTCTTCTTCCCTCTCAATAActttattttaagaaaaataatattgattTAATCTTTACATTAATCACTAATTAACCTAACttaattacactaactaatcattgcAAAAACTTAATTAGATAGAGTAATTTTGGTTATTAACATagatatttggataaggggtgtctccactttacttctaaatgtcttactaaaaatagaaccatgatCTCAAAAAAAAGAAACTATGGTCCCCGAAAATTCATTCTCATTCTCAACTGTGTTatttgccaccaccaccaccaaaacaaaGCCTAGAttttatttacttattttttctgtatggtggtgctggtggttaCTTGTGTGGCCTTTTTGGTGGTTGTGACTTAGTCTGTTAAGCCCAATCCCACTTAGTAGTGCAAACCCTGGCAAAGGCAAAGCATCTGGAATGTTGTGGTTGTATCTATTTTAGCTTCTTCCCTGTCAAGCGATATCTGATTACCCAAGTCCAAGGTGTCCAGATAGTCACTCTGTACATCATTATCATTTGTTTGAAATTCCTGAATGTGCTTCATAAATACCTCATAGAAACACAAATTCATGGAGTAGGCAAGCCAAATATTCTGAAACAGGAATAGATTTAGTGGATCTTGTTCAAAATTGCACACATATTTCATTTTCTCGCCAAACACAACAAAAAGAGTAATTCCAAGTAAATTTCTTGGGTTCCAGAATGTCAGACAACAAGAGACAAGCTATCTAAAGCAACTTTTATTCACATTTCTACATTTTAATCATATATTCTTCTGCTACTAGTACTAGATCAGAATCTTACCTATAGGGTCATGTTTACAAAATTCTAACTTACTTGATAAAAACGAACAACCATTTGGTTATACTCAAAAAATGAAATACTGGCTTACTTCATCTCTTGAAGCTGGACCCTCCTAACAACCAGCTCTGGATTTCATTGTATTGCAATATTCAGGCCTGGGAGCGCCTGCCTGCATATTGTTCGCTTCTCTTTTGTAGCTGCACAAGCTTCCCCGCGTACATCTGCAAAGTTAAACATCATAATCCCAATTCCAGCATTTTCCAGACTTTTCAGTCTTAAGAAAACATATATAATATGGGTCGAGATCTGGGACGTCTAACTTCTGATAAAAGGTtttaaaaaacttggaaaactGTCCATTTCTACAGACTCAGTATACTTCAAGATAGTAGTTGGTGTTAAGAGCAAACCAAAAGTCTCCTCATGGTTTCCCCCAAACAAACTTCAGTCTTCAAGACATTACAAAAGCATACTAATTTGAAGTTACTAGAACTAAAAGGTTAAAATCAATTTGTTGACACCCTAAAGGTTTTAGGTTCAAGTATAATATTTTATTCAGCAAGAGAACTCAACCAGCTGGAAACCAATTTGAAAATTCACATGATATATGCATGTTACCGAATCTATATAATTAGGAAGCACTCCTAACAGGCAGTTCTTagataatctttgcaaacttcTCCAAGAATCACTTTTCAGTTTTTAATGATAACCAAACAAGAATTCTGCAGGTCAAAACGTTAATTCACCTTAACCAGAAGAAAATCAAGTCTAGCTCAAAAGGTAGACCTACTTACACGCTAAACAAAAACTAGCATACATTTCTTGAAAGCAGGCCTAGTTCTACTGCTTGATTTCATAGATAAAATTTACTAGTGTTCTTTCTCTCTGTCAATGTATCCATCTCCTAGTATAAGCCTGTCAACTATTCCATGATATATACTCCCCAGTATTTTCAAACATATGCAGCAACCAGATATTCATAACAGAAATTTCGAAACAAGCATAAACAAGATAAGAGCTAAAATGTGAAAGTGAAGCAGAATACAAGCAATAATGGGAAAGACAGTGTACAGTATAATTTGAGAATCCAGATAATTACCATGTACTCGTCCCATCAAATCCTTCAATTCTGTAGCAGGTCTTGGTAACTAAGCTGACCTTGGAATACCTTCATTAGTTCAGGAACTTCTTGCTCGTACATCATGACAAACTTCTCCAGAAAACACTCGTCTACCATTGTTGAAAGTGCACTTATAGAAATCATCTTCTTAATCAGACCCTTGGAGACTAAAATCCCGATAACAGAACACCTTGGGATAAGCCTCTCCTTCAAGCTGCGACTAAAAACTCGTGGGGATTGAGCAATCTTTTTAAATCTATTGTGATCTAGCATAAATGATCTTGGTTGTTGAATTAGATAGTAAGAAATCTTAGTTTGAGGGACACCTTCATATAACAAAAGTTCTAGATTGCCCATCGTTTTTCTAACCAGATATTTGCAAAGAACCCTACTACATCTCTTAATGATTTTGATGACGTTTTGGTCAGTCTGAAGAATGCTCTTAAGGATATCAAATGAAGGTATTATTCCTTTATTAAAACTCTCCCTCAGGATCTTTGGGTCATTTGAGATGAAGTTGGCAAGGTCAAGTCCATGAATCCCTTTGGACTTGAAAAAATCAAATTTGGGTTTGAGGGTTTTATGAGGATTAGATGAGAGGATGGCTGGGTATCTAAGGATTAATCTAGAAATGTGGGAATCAGTAAATTCATATGCTTTGAGTAAAGCTAAGACTGAATCAGGATTAGAAGTGGTTTTGAAATTGAGTTTTCCAGAAGCAGTAACAGCTTTTTCTTGTGTTAATCCACATGAATTAATCAGATAAGAAACCAGAAATTCAGAATCGGAAGAAGTAACATTGCCATTTCCATTTCTACTACTATTAGTAGAGAAGGAACAAAAGATTGAAGTAACCCTAGAATTTGAAATTACAACAACATTTTGATTTTGAAACGTAAGCAGAAAATACTTAGCTGCTAAtaatgttgaagaagatgattctcCATTGATGATGGCAGCCGCCCTTTTCAGAGTCCCCCCTGATTTACACAACAATGATCTAAACATTGCACCCCCAAAACCACCACCATCTGTGGAAAATTGGAaatggaaaatgaagaaaattTCCTTCCACTTCCTCTGTAGAATAAAGCCCAAGCCCACTTGGTAGTGTCCCCCTGTCTACCACACTTTAAGTAAGGTCTATAGTCGGTCTATCAAACCTCACtaacctcatcttcttcttcttctttgaatagTTTTTTTTACAGTTACAAATTCTGTGCTGAAAGGAAACAGCCATGGAAATCTTCACTACTACTAACAAAAATATAATTACTGTTCAACCAGTAAAGAATCTAAttcaatcttcaactttttcacaAATAAACATCAAATTAACCAGCAAAAATATCAACAGAAATGTCCTTAGAATCAGTTCTTCTTGGAATCCCAACattcaatcttcatcttcaataacAACAAAGGCAGTTGCAGATACTAAAACCCAAAATTTGGATTTTCTTAATTCATTGAATGGGGGCCAACAATGTCACTGGATTGTAGTTATGGAGAAACCCTTACAAATAGGAATTCAATCTAAATCAGATGTTATTGATTATTATGTTAAAACCCTGAGTAGGGTTTTAGGAAGGTGAGCTTTTTTTGTACCAGATAAACCCAacctttttaattttgtttttaaccACCACTATCCACcaatcaccaccaccaaaacAAAACCCAAACTTTTCTTAAGAATGTTTTTGTGTGTGtttatggtggtgggtggtggtggtgtaatgtGAATTTCTTATTAGTCTGCTAATTGggttttttgtgtttttgattttgCAGTGAAAAGGAAGCTCAAATGTGTATTTACAATGCTTCATGGGAGACCCGTTTTGGTTTTTGTTGTGATATCGATGAAGCGGCTTCTAGCGAGCTCTCTGGTAAGTTCAATTGCTGTGAAATTGGTGTTCTGAATTATCCCATTTTAAGAGCTTTTAGTGGAAGATTTTAGAGTTGTCATCTGACTTGTGTTTTTAGGCTTGCCGGAAGTGTTATCCGTACGGCCTGACCTGGATTTTGAATCTGCGGAGAAGGATTACAGTTTAGAAAATGTTCAATTGAGTGGTGTGTCGAATTTAAGTGCTGGAATATCTCGGTTGTTTGTGGAGGGGAATTCTAAGTATTGGTTAGTTAGAATGGAGAAACCTACAGTTGAAGTTGTTACAAAGGCACAAATGGTGGATTACTATGCTCAAATACTATCAAAAGTTTTGGGAAAGTAAGTATTGGTTTTTTTAAGTACTGGTTGTTTTGTGCTTTCGGCTTGTTTGCGTCTTGTCATTCTTGTGTAAATGATGTTCTGCAGTGAAATGGATGCACAAATGTGTATATATCATATTTCATGGAAAAACAACTTTGGGTTCTGTTGTGAACTTGATGATGAATGTGCGCGTGAACTTGTAGGTCAGTGCCAGCTGCGATTGTGTCCTTTTAGATAAATTTTTTGGTTAAACGTTTTCTGTTATTTTTGTTGCTTGGGGATAAGATGTGTTATGTGTTGCAGGAGTGCCTGGAGTTAAGTCCGTTGATGCGGATGAAAATTTTGGGTCAGAAAACAAAGACTATGGAGGTTTGGAAATTCGTTGAATTTGGATTGGTTTTGCTCTATTGTTTATCGGTTCCCAAATTCCCTTTGTAGCAAATATTAATGGTTATAAACATTTATAGGTGATGATAAACCTGCTGAGTCTACTGAGGCACCTCCAATTAAAACAAAACGCCTCTTTGTAACAGGTACACTACTTACTAGATTGgatattttcttgtaaaacaggtTCTAAATTCAGCTATTTATTCGCAATCTAGAATTCGGTAGCTCTAATTAGGGTGCAATTGATATCCTCATTTGTTTTCACGCTTAACTTTTCCGTCCTGGTTTCTGGTTGATAGGCCTCTCCTTTTATACATCCGAGAAGACTTTACGTGCAGCTTTTGAAAGCTTTGGTGAGCTTGTGGAAGGTATTTTCCTTCACCAATCTTTCTTTATTGTGGAACATAGTAGTGGGCTATCTTTCCCTTTGATTTCGCTCTGAGTTAACCTCCGTGCTCTCATTATGCTGACTGTGTGTTTTGGCTTTCTCAACAGCTAAGATTATAATGGACAAAATTTCTAAAAGATCCAAGGGTTATGCATTTATTGAGTACACTACAGAGGAAGCTGCAGGTGCGGCTCTCAAGGAAATGAATGGCAAGGTAATCATCTTATTATTACTTTGTACTGTATTGCTGGAACTGTCTGTTTGAGTCATCCATTCAAAACATACTGAAACCCAATTTTTCATACTATTGATTGCAGATCATCAATGGTTGGATGATAGTTGTTGATGTTGCGAAAACAAACCCACCTAAATTTAACAGAGGGCAACCAAGACCAACTTTTTAGCACTGACAATGGCGGGATACATGAATTGAAGCTCTATGAAGTACAGAAGAATGTAAAGATCGCCTTGTCAAGTGTTTGTATTGAGCAGCTTTGATCATTGATAAACACAGAAGATGCTTTTGTATCCATATATGCTCTTCACAGTTTTGTCATAGGCCACCAATGATCAACAACAGAGTTATTCAGGGCAGCTCCAGTTGGTTTTTTGTGGTGTTTTATTTCTTTCTGTCAGGCATCTGTCTTGCTGTATTTTTTAATGTGGCTTTAGCCTAATGTTCCGAAAGGCACTGGCAGTAACGGTGACACTTGATCGTTCCTTCATATGTACTTATCACACAGTgtttttttaaagaaatatatttagagcACTAGCCTAAAGATGGACAGTCCAGTACAGGATGTTCAGAATCATTGTTCTCAAGACTATTCAAAATGCAATCAGATCTCATTTATCATAGTAGACAGCCGCATAATTGACTATCTTTGAACACTAATAGTAGCAACAAAAGATGGTTCATTGGGAGAATGGATGCATTTCAAAATCTAGCACAAAAGTTTTAGTAACTACAAAAGTCAAGGTTTACAGGCCTTTCTTATTTCAAAGTAAACAGACATTAGACTTGGGACTTCATTTTGAAACACCCACAATGTAGGCATTCCATGCATCTTGTTGTTTGAAAGATGTGACCTCTTCATACTTGACATCTCGCCCAACACCAAAACCTTCAGTACTTTTCATGTCCTTGGTATCTGGCATCTCCCTGATCCAGAAATGAACAGATTTGAATCCAGCTTCTTCCATGCAGTCCTTAATCTCGGGTAGTGACCACCTGCAACAGAATCACCTATTTATCTTTTTTAGCCAAAAAATTCAATGAAAAGAGTACGAAGATGAGAGAGCAGAGCCCGTTATGCAAGAACTTTGACTTCCAGTATACAGGAGAGAGGCACTAATCAACAATCTTAAGTTTGATCAACAACGCAATAGGGTGGATCAGTACAAGAACAAAAGATAAAGAGTAGCATTGCAGTGGGTCTTGAACACAACAAAACTCTTAAAGTAGCAAAACAGCAGTATTTTAAAATAGGGAAAAAGGAATTTTTGTGGTTATGGCTTTTGACAGTTAGAGAAAGAAGTGACTACTGGACAGTAAGCCATTTGAGGCAGTCAGATATTAGATAGTTCTGTGTGTTGGCGATATTGGTTAGTGATAAAGTATAAGCGTACACATTAGATAGCTTGACATACCCAACGGGCAACGATAAACACATGTGGTAGAAAGGAAGGCACAACTTACAGTCTCCAGCTGTATGAAAATGCATGGCGAATCTTGCGTTGCTGCTTCCGGAGATTATAGTGGAGGCTTATCCTTGTTGTACGGTGGAGAATATCAAACTCTTCTTGCTCCCACGTATACTGAATTTGCAGATAACATTAGAAATAAATTACGCACAAAATCAGCACACAGGTTTGATCTGCAAATTACAACAGTAATACAAAAATAACAACTATCATTGTCATTTTCAAAATAGACAGGGCTAATTGATTAGTTAGATGTCCAGTGGACGTAGTTTATTGCGTTTTCCTCAAACGTGGCCCTAAAGGTTCAGAGCAGTACACACATCAAATTCATATGACATGAAAGAAATTATTCATCCCCAATATCCTGCATAGAATAGCATTGAC
This portion of the Papaver somniferum cultivar HN1 chromosome 11, ASM357369v1, whole genome shotgun sequence genome encodes:
- the LOC113323901 gene encoding uncharacterized protein LOC113323901, whose product is MFRSLLCKSGGTLKRAAAIINGESSSSTLLAAKYFLLTFQNQNVVVISNSRVTSIFCSFSTNSSRNGNGNVTSSDSEFLVSYLINSCGLTQEKAVTASGKLNFKTTSNPDSVLALLKAYEFTDSHISRLILRYPAILSSNPHKTLKPKFDFFKSKGIHGLDLANFISNDPKILRESFNKGIIPSFDILKSILQTDQNVIKIIKRCSRVLCKYLVRKTMGNLELLLYEGVPQTKISYYLIQQPRSFMLDHNRFKKIAQSPRVFSRSLKERLIPRCSVIGILVSKGLIKKMISISALSTMVDECFLEKFVMMYEQEVPELMKVFQGQLSYQDLLQN
- the LOC113322760 gene encoding organelle RRM domain-containing protein 1, chloroplastic-like; protein product: MEIFTTTNKNIITVQPVKNLIQSSTFSQINIKLTSKNINRNVLRISSSWNPNIQSSSSITTKAVADTKTQNLDFLNSLNGGQQCHWIVVMEKPLQIGIQSKSDVIDYYVKTLSRVLGSEKEAQMCIYNASWETRFGFCCDIDEAASSELSGLPEVLSVRPDLDFESAEKDYSLENVQLSGVSNLSAGISRLFVEGNSKYWLVRMEKPTVEVVTKAQMVDYYAQILSKVLGNEMDAQMCIYHISWKNNFGFCCELDDECARELVGVPGVKSVDADENFGSENKDYGGDDKPAESTEAPPIKTKRLFVTGLSFYTSEKTLRAAFESFGELVEAKIIMDKISKRSKGYAFIEYTTEEAAGAALKEMNGKIINGWMIVVDVAKTNPPKFNRGQPRPTF